In the Streptomyces sp. NBC_00525 genome, one interval contains:
- a CDS encoding RelA/SpoT family protein, giving the protein MSAEATSPGTPIRRRGRPRIDLRRIGRAALFGPVSRDGLPDAIAHVAEAHRAHHPDADLTVLHRAYLLAETSHRGQMRKSGEPYITHPLAVTLILAELGAETTTLTASLLHDTVEDTEVTLDQVREQFGEEVCYLVDGVTKLEKVDYGAAAEPETFRKMLVATGDDVRVMSIKLADRLHNMRTLGVMRPEKQARIAKVTRDVLIPLAERLGVQALKTELEDLVFAILHPEEYARTSELITGAAQGPDPLGTMAGQIASVLREAGISAEVQVRPRHFVSVHRARIKRGELRGSDFGRVLVLVGEDADCYAVLGELHTCFTPVISEFKDFIAAPKFNLYQSLHTAVVGPDGEVAEILIRTHRMHKVAEAGVVALGNPYAPDPAPRSAEGPRSAETPQPAEPADGERADPTRPGWLSRLLQWQRSAPDPDTFWTTLRADLAQDREITVFRTDGGTLGLPAGASCVDAAYAQHGNAAHACIGARVNGRLATLSTVLKDGDTVQPLIAEDAASGPSPRWLDHARTPAARIAITGWLEAHPQAAEAHPPAAEVHPRAADSRPRTGAGQQAAPADRDPRPAPPAAPRTARAHTATAVAGRPDAFVRLAGCCTPVPPDEVTGFPVRGGAAVTVHRLECPAVARMNAAGRTPVAVSWGDEQACRVTLVAESFGRPRLLADLTEAIAGADAAVISATVEPPSEQRVRHTYTLRLPDAAGLPALMRAMREVPGVYDVSRAKGLSGTH; this is encoded by the coding sequence ATGAGTGCAGAGGCCACGAGCCCAGGTACTCCCATCCGCAGGCGGGGCCGCCCCCGGATCGACCTCCGCAGGATCGGCAGGGCCGCCCTGTTCGGGCCGGTCTCCCGGGACGGCCTCCCCGACGCCATCGCGCACGTCGCCGAGGCGCACCGGGCCCACCACCCCGACGCCGACCTCACCGTCCTGCACCGCGCCTACCTCCTCGCCGAGACCTCGCACCGGGGCCAGATGCGCAAGAGCGGCGAGCCCTACATCACCCACCCCCTCGCCGTCACCCTGATCCTCGCCGAGCTGGGCGCGGAGACCACGACGCTCACCGCCTCCCTGCTGCACGACACGGTCGAGGACACCGAGGTCACCCTCGACCAGGTACGGGAACAGTTCGGCGAAGAGGTCTGCTACCTCGTCGACGGCGTCACCAAACTCGAAAAGGTGGACTACGGGGCCGCCGCCGAACCCGAGACCTTCCGCAAGATGCTGGTCGCCACCGGGGACGACGTACGCGTCATGTCCATCAAGCTCGCCGACCGGCTGCACAACATGCGCACCCTCGGCGTGATGCGCCCCGAGAAACAGGCCAGAATCGCCAAGGTCACCCGCGACGTACTCATCCCCCTCGCGGAACGGCTCGGCGTCCAGGCCCTCAAGACCGAGCTGGAGGACCTGGTCTTCGCCATCCTCCACCCCGAGGAGTACGCCCGCACCAGCGAGCTGATCACCGGCGCGGCCCAAGGGCCCGACCCCCTCGGCACCATGGCGGGCCAGATCGCCTCGGTGCTGCGCGAGGCGGGCATCTCCGCCGAGGTCCAGGTCAGACCCCGCCACTTCGTCTCCGTCCACCGCGCCCGCATCAAGCGCGGCGAACTGCGCGGCAGCGACTTCGGACGCGTCCTGGTGCTCGTCGGGGAGGACGCCGACTGCTACGCCGTCCTCGGCGAGCTGCACACCTGCTTCACGCCGGTGATCTCCGAGTTCAAGGACTTCATCGCCGCCCCCAAGTTCAACCTGTACCAGTCGCTGCACACCGCGGTCGTCGGCCCGGACGGCGAGGTCGCCGAGATCCTCATCCGCACCCACCGCATGCACAAGGTCGCCGAGGCCGGCGTCGTCGCGCTCGGCAATCCGTACGCCCCCGACCCCGCCCCCCGGAGCGCCGAGGGCCCCCGGAGCGCCGAAACCCCCCAGCCCGCCGAACCGGCCGACGGGGAGCGCGCCGACCCCACCCGCCCCGGCTGGCTCTCCCGGCTCCTGCAGTGGCAGCGGTCCGCGCCCGACCCCGACACCTTCTGGACCACCCTGCGCGCCGACCTCGCCCAGGACCGCGAGATCACCGTCTTCCGCACGGACGGCGGCACGCTCGGCCTGCCCGCCGGGGCCAGCTGCGTAGACGCCGCCTACGCCCAGCACGGAAACGCCGCCCACGCCTGCATCGGCGCACGCGTGAACGGCCGGCTGGCCACCCTCAGCACCGTCCTCAAGGACGGTGACACCGTGCAGCCGCTGATCGCCGAGGACGCCGCGTCCGGCCCCTCGCCCCGCTGGCTCGACCACGCGCGCACGCCCGCCGCCCGCATCGCCATCACCGGCTGGCTCGAAGCCCATCCCCAGGCGGCCGAGGCCCACCCCCCGGCCGCCGAAGTCCACCCCCGCGCCGCCGACAGCCGTCCCCGGACCGGCGCGGGACAGCAGGCCGCGCCCGCGGACCGCGACCCGCGACCGGCCCCGCCCGCCGCGCCCAGGACCGCCAGGGCCCACACCGCGACCGCCGTCGCCGGCCGGCCGGACGCCTTCGTACGGCTCGCCGGCTGCTGCACCCCCGTACCCCCCGACGAGGTCACCGGCTTCCCCGTACGCGGCGGCGCCGCCGTCACCGTGCACCGCCTGGAGTGTCCGGCGGTCGCCCGTATGAACGCGGCGGGGCGGACCCCCGTCGCGGTGAGCTGGGGCGACGAGCAGGCGTGCCGGGTGACCCTGGTCGCCGAATCGTTCGGCCGCCCCCGGCTCCTCGCCGACCTCACCGAGGCCATCGCGGGCGCCGACGCGGCGGTCATCTCCGCCACCGTGGAGCCCCCGAGCGAACAGCGCGTACGGCACACCTACACGCTGCGGCTCCCGGACGCGGCCGGACTGCCCGCGCTGATGCGGGCCATGCGCGAGGTGCCCGGCGTGTACGACGTGAGCCGCGCCAAGGGCCTGTCCGGCACGCACTGA
- a CDS encoding M1 family metallopeptidase has translation MPFLTRRSRAVTLAAASAALVAATLPSASVPLGIGDPLFPHLGNPGYDVLAYDIGLTYEGRNDEPLEAVTTIDARTTEPLERINLDFTRGTVRSVTVNGLRAGFESRGEDLVVSPAARIPAGIPLRITVRHTSDPTGERDSGGWVRTADGLAMANQADAGHRVFPGNDHPADKAYFTFRVTAPDDLTVVANGFPTGRSRHGATTTWTYRTTHPMATELAQVSIGTSAVVHRTGPHGLPVRDVVPAADRERLEPWLRKTPGQLEWMERQVGRYPFETYGVLVADTETGFELETQTLSLFEKRLFTDPRYPEWYVDSVMVHELAHQWFGDSVSPRTWSDLWLNEGHASWYEARYAEDHADKPLEARMRSAYTWSDTWRAAGGPPAGPDAPAPGEKISLFRPVVYDGSALVLYALRQEIGHDAFDRLERLWVREHRDSNAATADFVRLASQVAGRDLTAFFDGWLYAEKTPPMPGHPDWHSNAPAGA, from the coding sequence ATGCCGTTCCTCACCCGCCGCTCGCGGGCCGTCACGCTGGCCGCCGCCTCGGCCGCGCTCGTCGCCGCCACCCTGCCCTCCGCCTCGGTGCCCCTCGGCATCGGCGACCCGCTCTTCCCGCATCTCGGCAACCCCGGATACGACGTCCTCGCGTACGACATCGGCCTCACCTACGAGGGCCGCAACGACGAGCCGCTGGAGGCCGTCACCACCATCGACGCGCGGACCACCGAGCCGCTGGAGCGGATCAACCTCGACTTCACGCGCGGCACCGTCCGCTCCGTCACCGTCAACGGACTGCGGGCCGGCTTCGAGAGCAGGGGCGAGGACCTCGTCGTCAGCCCGGCGGCCCGCATCCCGGCCGGCATCCCCCTGCGCATCACCGTCCGCCACACCAGCGACCCCACCGGCGAACGCGACAGCGGGGGCTGGGTACGGACGGCGGACGGGCTCGCCATGGCCAACCAGGCGGACGCCGGACACCGCGTCTTCCCCGGCAACGACCACCCCGCCGACAAGGCGTACTTCACCTTCCGCGTCACCGCGCCCGACGACCTGACCGTCGTGGCCAACGGCTTCCCCACCGGCCGCAGCCGCCACGGCGCCACGACCACCTGGACCTATCGCACCACGCACCCCATGGCCACCGAACTCGCCCAGGTCAGCATCGGCACCTCCGCCGTGGTGCACCGCACCGGACCGCACGGCCTGCCCGTACGCGACGTCGTCCCGGCGGCCGACCGGGAGCGCCTGGAGCCATGGCTGCGCAAGACCCCCGGCCAGCTGGAGTGGATGGAGCGACAGGTCGGCCGCTACCCCTTCGAGACGTACGGCGTTCTCGTCGCCGACACGGAGACCGGGTTCGAGCTGGAGACCCAGACCCTGTCCCTCTTCGAGAAGCGCCTCTTCACCGACCCCCGCTACCCCGAGTGGTACGTCGACTCGGTCATGGTCCACGAACTGGCCCACCAGTGGTTCGGCGACAGCGTCTCGCCGCGCACCTGGTCCGACCTCTGGCTGAACGAGGGCCACGCCAGCTGGTACGAGGCGCGGTACGCCGAGGACCACGCCGACAAGCCGCTGGAGGCGCGCATGCGCAGCGCCTACACCTGGTCGGACACCTGGCGCGCCGCCGGCGGCCCGCCCGCCGGGCCCGACGCACCCGCGCCCGGCGAGAAGATCAGCCTGTTCCGGCCGGTCGTGTACGACGGCAGCGCCCTCGTCCTGTACGCGCTGCGCCAGGAGATCGGCCACGACGCCTTCGACCGGCTGGAACGCCTCTGGGTCCGCGAGCACCGCGACTCCAACGCCGCCACGGCCGACTTCGTGCGGCTCGCCTCACAGGTCGCCGGACGCGACCTGACCGCGTTCTTCGACGGCTGGCTGTACGCGGAGAAGACCCCGCCCATGCCGGGACACCCCGACTGGCACAGCAACGCGCCGGCCGGTGCGTAA
- the hflX gene encoding GTPase HflX, with translation MTSSSSLPQDAYNAQSATENTTGSLTEGLRADALMEEDVAWSHEIDGERDGDQLDRSERAALRRVAGLSTELEDVTEVEYRQLRLERVVLVGVWTSGTVQDAENSLAELAALAETAGAEVLEAVFQRRDKPDPATYIGSGKALELRDLVIETGADTVVCDGELSPGQLIHLEDVVKVKVVDRTALILDIFAQHAKSREGKAQVSLAQMQYMLPRLRGWGQSLSRQMGGGGTSGGGGMATRGPGETKIETDRRRIREKMAKMRREIAEMKTGRELKRQERRRNKVPSVAIAGYTNAGKSSLLNRLTGAGVLVENALFATLDPTVRRAETPSGRVYTLADTVGFVRHLPHHLVEAFRSTMEEVGESDLILHVVDGAHPVPEEQLAAVREVIREVGATDVPEIVVINKADAADPLVLQRLLRNEKHAIAVSARTGAGIDELLALIDSELPRPSVSIEALVPYTQGALVSRVHAEGEVLSEEHTSEGTLIKARVNEELASELSSFVPAVH, from the coding sequence ATGACCTCCTCTTCTTCCCTTCCCCAGGACGCGTACAACGCGCAGAGCGCCACGGAGAACACGACCGGGAGCCTCACCGAGGGCCTTCGGGCCGACGCCCTGATGGAAGAGGACGTCGCCTGGAGCCACGAGATCGACGGGGAGCGCGACGGCGACCAGCTCGACCGCTCGGAACGTGCCGCGCTGCGGCGCGTGGCCGGACTCTCCACCGAGCTGGAGGACGTCACCGAGGTCGAGTACCGACAGCTCCGCCTGGAGCGTGTGGTGCTCGTCGGTGTCTGGACCTCGGGGACCGTGCAGGACGCCGAGAACTCGCTCGCCGAGCTGGCGGCGCTCGCCGAGACAGCCGGTGCCGAGGTGCTCGAAGCGGTCTTCCAGCGCCGTGACAAGCCCGACCCGGCCACCTACATCGGTTCCGGCAAGGCGCTCGAACTGCGCGACCTCGTCATCGAAACCGGTGCCGACACCGTCGTCTGCGACGGTGAGCTGAGCCCCGGCCAGCTGATCCACCTGGAAGACGTCGTCAAGGTCAAGGTCGTCGACCGCACCGCCCTGATCCTCGACATCTTCGCCCAGCACGCCAAGTCCCGTGAGGGCAAGGCGCAGGTCTCCCTCGCGCAGATGCAGTACATGCTGCCCAGGCTGCGCGGCTGGGGTCAGTCGCTGTCCCGCCAGATGGGCGGTGGCGGCACGAGCGGTGGCGGCGGTATGGCCACCCGAGGCCCCGGTGAGACCAAGATCGAGACCGACCGGCGCCGCATCCGCGAGAAGATGGCGAAGATGCGCCGGGAGATCGCGGAGATGAAGACCGGCCGGGAACTCAAGCGCCAGGAACGCCGACGCAACAAGGTCCCCTCGGTCGCCATCGCCGGCTACACCAACGCGGGCAAGTCCTCGCTGCTCAACCGCCTCACCGGGGCGGGCGTGCTCGTGGAGAACGCCCTGTTCGCCACCCTCGACCCGACCGTGCGCCGGGCCGAGACGCCGAGCGGCCGGGTCTACACCCTCGCCGACACCGTCGGGTTCGTACGGCATCTGCCGCACCACCTGGTCGAGGCGTTCCGCTCCACCATGGAGGAGGTCGGCGAGTCCGATCTCATCCTGCACGTGGTGGACGGCGCGCACCCGGTGCCGGAGGAGCAGCTCGCGGCCGTGCGCGAGGTGATCCGCGAGGTCGGCGCGACGGACGTGCCCGAGATCGTCGTGATCAACAAGGCGGACGCCGCGGACCCGCTGGTCCTCCAGCGCCTGCTGCGCAACGAGAAGCACGCGATCGCGGTGTCGGCGCGCACCGGCGCCGGGATCGACGAGCTGCTCGCCCTGATCGACAGCGAGCTGCCCCGGCCGTCCGTGTCGATCGAGGCGCTCGTGCCGTACACCCAGGGGGCTCTCGTCTCCCGGGTGCACGCCGAGGGCGAGGTCCTCTCCGAGGAGCACACCTCGGAAGGCACGCTGATCAAGGCACGGGTGAACGAGGAGCTGGCCTCCGAGCTCTCCTCGTTCGTCCCCGCGGTGCACTGA
- a CDS encoding trypsin-like serine peptidase: MRLVRPGITARRGGSGRRASSPAFATAAAVAVLALTATACGPTEDDASAEPSSSTSAGATSDGKISIPDDLKDRLKEHGIDIDKWRNGDWKNWDKDKWLREAKDYINPIIEGLWDPDRMRDADKAPEQPVDNDISGDEGVTDPTPAPVRAVGVQTEYHENAPEAGKLFFDGPEGSMVCSATVVKDPAHPGKSNMVWTAGHCVHAGKKGGWYRNIAFVPSYNNSGMSTADLRNKPPKEKVAPYGIWWGTWAQTSQQWIDQGASVGGLGAPYDFAVLHVTPEEGAGGKSLEETVGSALPVEFNAPAVPKITAMTATGFPAAAPYDGQKMFQCKDKPGRLSLAQGDPTMYRIGCTMTGGSSGGGWIATGQDGKPALVSNTSIGPVTAGWLAGPRLGKEAKGVYDAVSDKYADK; the protein is encoded by the coding sequence ATGCGTCTCGTTCGACCAGGAATCACCGCACGCCGCGGGGGAAGCGGGCGCCGCGCCTCCTCCCCCGCGTTCGCCACCGCCGCCGCCGTCGCGGTCCTTGCCCTGACGGCCACCGCCTGCGGGCCCACCGAGGACGACGCGAGCGCCGAGCCGAGCAGCAGCACCTCCGCCGGCGCGACGTCGGACGGCAAGATCTCCATCCCGGACGACCTCAAGGACCGTCTCAAGGAACACGGGATAGACATCGACAAGTGGAGGAACGGCGACTGGAAGAACTGGGACAAGGACAAGTGGCTGCGTGAGGCCAAGGACTACATCAACCCGATCATCGAGGGCCTCTGGGACCCCGACCGCATGCGGGACGCCGACAAGGCGCCCGAGCAGCCGGTCGACAACGACATCTCGGGCGACGAGGGTGTGACGGACCCGACTCCCGCGCCGGTCCGGGCCGTGGGCGTGCAGACGGAGTACCACGAGAACGCGCCCGAGGCGGGCAAGCTCTTCTTCGACGGCCCCGAGGGCTCGATGGTCTGCTCGGCGACCGTGGTGAAGGACCCGGCGCACCCCGGCAAGTCCAACATGGTGTGGACCGCCGGCCACTGCGTGCACGCGGGCAAGAAGGGCGGCTGGTACCGCAACATCGCCTTCGTCCCCTCGTACAACAACAGCGGGATGTCGACGGCCGACCTGCGCAACAAGCCGCCGAAGGAGAAGGTCGCCCCCTACGGCATCTGGTGGGGCACCTGGGCGCAGACCTCGCAGCAGTGGATCGACCAGGGCGCGTCGGTCGGCGGCCTGGGCGCCCCGTACGACTTCGCCGTGCTGCACGTCACGCCCGAGGAGGGCGCCGGCGGCAAGTCCCTGGAGGAGACGGTCGGTTCGGCCCTGCCGGTCGAGTTCAACGCCCCAGCGGTGCCCAAGATCACGGCCATGACGGCGACCGGCTTCCCGGCGGCGGCCCCGTACGACGGCCAGAAGATGTTCCAGTGCAAGGACAAGCCGGGCCGGCTCTCGCTGGCCCAGGGCGACCCGACGATGTACCGCATCGGCTGCACGATGACCGGCGGTTCCTCCGGCGGCGGATGGATCGCCACCGGCCAGGACGGCAAGCCCGCGCTGGTCTCCAACACCTCCATCGGTCCGGTGACGGCCGGCTGGCTGGCCGGACCGCGCCTCGGCAAGGAGGCCAAGGGCGTCTACGACGCGGTCAGCGACAAGTACGCGGACAAGTAG
- a CDS encoding diaminobutyrate--2-oxoglutarate transaminase family protein yields MAVTEPAPAPPLAAHEGILRRQSLRESAARTYARSLPIVPVRARGLTIEGADGRRYLDCLSGAGTLALGHNHPVVLEAIKKVIDSGAPLHILDLATPVKDAFVTELFATLPRRLAEDARVQFCGPAGTDAVEAALKLVRNATGRSGLLAFTGAYHGMTAGALAASGGAQDVRVTRLPFPQDYRCPFGIGGEAGARTAARWTETLLDDPKSGTPAPAGMILEPVQGEGGVNPAPDGWMRRMREITEDRSIPLIADEVQTGVGRTGAFWAVEHSGIVPDVMVLSKAIGGSLPLAVIVYRSELDTWRPGAHAGTFRGNQLAMAAGTATLAYVRANGLAERAGDLGARMLASLRSLAADHPCVGDVRGRGLMIGVEIVDPEARPAGTGTEAPPDPLLAAAVQQECLRRGLIVELGGRHSCVVRLLPPLTLTDEQATAVIDRLADALAAAERSPRRRLPTGSIR; encoded by the coding sequence GTGGCCGTGACCGAACCAGCTCCGGCACCACCCCTCGCCGCCCACGAAGGCATCCTCCGGCGCCAGTCACTGCGTGAATCGGCGGCCCGCACCTATGCCAGGTCGCTGCCGATCGTGCCGGTGCGGGCGCGCGGGCTGACCATCGAGGGCGCGGACGGGCGGCGCTATCTCGACTGCCTCTCCGGGGCGGGGACACTGGCGCTCGGCCACAACCACCCGGTCGTCCTGGAGGCGATCAAGAAGGTCATCGACTCGGGCGCCCCGCTGCACATCCTGGACCTGGCCACGCCGGTCAAGGACGCCTTCGTCACCGAGCTGTTCGCCACGCTGCCCCGGCGGCTGGCCGAGGACGCCCGCGTCCAGTTCTGCGGCCCGGCCGGCACGGACGCCGTCGAGGCGGCGCTCAAGCTCGTCCGCAACGCGACCGGCCGCAGCGGCCTGCTCGCGTTCACCGGCGCGTACCACGGCATGACGGCGGGCGCGCTGGCCGCTTCGGGCGGCGCCCAGGACGTACGGGTGACCCGGCTGCCCTTCCCGCAGGACTACCGCTGCCCCTTCGGCATCGGCGGCGAGGCCGGGGCCAGGACCGCCGCCCGCTGGACCGAGACCCTGCTGGACGATCCCAAGAGCGGCACCCCCGCACCCGCCGGCATGATCCTCGAACCGGTCCAGGGCGAGGGCGGCGTCAACCCCGCGCCGGACGGCTGGATGCGCCGGATGCGGGAGATCACCGAGGACCGGTCCATCCCCCTGATCGCCGACGAGGTCCAGACCGGCGTCGGCCGGACCGGCGCCTTCTGGGCCGTCGAGCACAGCGGGATCGTGCCCGATGTGATGGTGCTGTCCAAGGCCATCGGCGGCTCCCTCCCGCTCGCCGTGATCGTCTACCGCTCGGAACTCGACACCTGGCGGCCCGGCGCCCACGCCGGCACCTTCCGGGGCAACCAGCTCGCCATGGCCGCCGGTACCGCCACCCTCGCGTACGTCAGGGCCAACGGACTCGCCGAGCGCGCCGGAGACCTCGGCGCCCGCATGCTGGCGAGCCTGCGTTCGCTCGCCGCCGACCACCCGTGCGTCGGCGACGTCCGGGGGAGGGGCCTGATGATCGGCGTGGAGATCGTGGACCCCGAGGCCCGCCCCGCGGGCACCGGCACCGAGGCGCCGCCCGACCCGCTGCTCGCCGCGGCCGTCCAGCAGGAGTGCCTGCGCCGCGGGCTCATCGTCGAACTCGGCGGACGCCACTCCTGCGTCGTCCGCCTCCTCCCGCCCCTCACGCTCACCGACGAACAGGCGACCGCGGTCATCGACCGCCTCGCCGACGCCCTGGCAGCCGCCGAGCGCTCACCGCGCCGCCGCCTGCCGACCGGATCGATCCGCTGA
- a CDS encoding IucA/IucC family protein: protein MNPTPAPEADGPPSSHLPEPAATGCVAVETTTVPRQKETPDGLWHASRPTAPAAQVLAPPAPPAEAAHAAPLSGASRAAALPSGASPAADAPVRPDPLDHPDPLRAADAAGTENLLRCWVREGDLPRPAGATLRIPLPASGTALLVPVLHWSATGWHRFGPPALEQAPATAPPADAVTVAALLGREADHNDGADMAGRVADSVRRTAAFIEERRRRPGAPADADPFLTAEQSLLLGHPLHPSPKSREGLTDAESRRYSPELHGSFPLHWMAADRSVLAHDSAWTDQGRPVPAAELVARHTEGLSFPEHTSLIPLHPWQARELRSRPEVAALLDAGLLHDLGPYGAPWHPTSSVRTVHRPGADLMLKLSLGVRITNSRRENLRKELHRGVEVHRLLRTGLAREWHAAHPGFDIVRDPAWLAVDTPDGAPVHGLDVMLRHNPFDRHDDAVCIAGLTAPRPWPGRSGLHSRLSDIVHRLAGTTGRTTTAVAAEWFLRYLERVVHPVLWLDAHAGVALEAHQQNTLVLLDADGWPAGGRYRDNQGYYFRSSHRAALEHRLPGIGSVSDTFVSDAVTDERFAYYLGINNVFGLIGAFGAQRLADEQLLLDAFRRFLKSASELGSPFPAHLLSTPRLRCKANMLTRLHGLDELVGPVDTQSVYVTITNPLHG, encoded by the coding sequence GTGAACCCCACCCCCGCGCCCGAGGCCGACGGCCCTCCCTCCAGCCACCTCCCGGAGCCCGCGGCCACCGGCTGCGTCGCCGTCGAGACGACGACCGTGCCGCGCCAGAAGGAGACGCCGGACGGACTGTGGCACGCGTCGAGGCCCACCGCCCCGGCCGCCCAGGTCCTCGCACCCCCGGCGCCCCCCGCCGAGGCCGCCCACGCCGCACCCTTGTCCGGCGCCTCCAGGGCTGCCGCGCTCCCGTCCGGCGCGTCCCCGGCCGCCGACGCCCCGGTCCGTCCCGACCCGCTCGACCACCCCGATCCGCTCCGGGCGGCCGACGCGGCGGGCACCGAGAACCTGCTGCGCTGCTGGGTCCGCGAAGGCGACCTCCCCCGTCCGGCGGGCGCCACCCTGCGCATCCCGCTCCCCGCCAGCGGCACCGCCCTCCTCGTCCCCGTGCTCCACTGGTCCGCCACCGGCTGGCACCGCTTCGGACCGCCCGCCCTGGAGCAGGCCCCCGCCACCGCGCCCCCCGCCGACGCCGTCACCGTCGCAGCGCTGCTCGGCCGGGAGGCCGACCACAACGACGGGGCGGACATGGCCGGCCGGGTCGCCGACTCCGTACGGCGCACCGCCGCGTTCATCGAGGAGCGCCGACGCCGACCCGGCGCCCCCGCAGACGCCGACCCCTTCCTCACCGCCGAACAGTCGCTCCTGCTCGGCCACCCCCTGCACCCCTCGCCCAAGAGCAGGGAAGGGCTCACCGACGCCGAGTCCCGCCGCTACTCACCCGAGCTGCACGGCTCCTTCCCGCTCCACTGGATGGCCGCCGACCGCTCCGTGCTCGCCCACGACTCCGCCTGGACGGACCAGGGCCGCCCCGTGCCCGCCGCCGAACTCGTCGCCCGGCACACCGAGGGCCTGTCCTTCCCCGAGCACACCTCGCTCATTCCGCTCCACCCCTGGCAGGCCCGTGAGCTGCGGAGCCGGCCCGAGGTCGCCGCCCTGCTCGACGCCGGCCTCCTGCACGACCTCGGACCGTACGGCGCCCCCTGGCACCCCACCTCCTCCGTACGCACCGTGCACCGGCCGGGCGCCGACCTGATGCTCAAGCTCTCCCTCGGCGTCCGCATCACCAACTCCCGCCGGGAGAACCTCCGCAAGGAACTCCACCGGGGCGTCGAGGTCCACCGGCTGCTCCGCACCGGCCTCGCCCGCGAGTGGCACGCCGCGCACCCCGGCTTCGACATCGTCCGCGACCCCGCCTGGCTCGCCGTCGACACCCCGGACGGCGCGCCCGTGCACGGCCTCGACGTCATGCTCCGGCACAACCCCTTCGACCGGCACGACGACGCCGTATGCATCGCCGGACTCACCGCCCCGCGCCCCTGGCCGGGCCGGTCCGGACTGCACTCCCGGCTCTCCGACATCGTCCACCGCCTCGCCGGAACCACCGGACGCACCACGACCGCCGTCGCCGCCGAGTGGTTCCTGCGCTACCTCGAACGCGTCGTGCACCCGGTCCTCTGGCTCGACGCCCACGCCGGGGTCGCGCTCGAAGCCCACCAGCAGAACACCCTCGTACTGCTCGACGCCGACGGCTGGCCCGCAGGCGGCCGTTACCGTGACAATCAGGGCTACTACTTCCGCTCCTCGCACCGCGCCGCACTCGAACACAGGCTCCCCGGCATCGGATCGGTCAGCGACACCTTCGTCTCCGACGCCGTCACCGACGAACGCTTCGCCTACTACCTGGGGATCAACAACGTATTCGGACTGATCGGGGCATTCGGCGCCCAGCGACTCGCCGACGAGCAACTGCTCCTCGACGCCTTCCGGCGCTTCCTGAAATCCGCGAGCGAACTGGGCTCGCCCTTCCCGGCCCATCTGCTGTCGACACCGCGTCTGCGCTGCAAGGCCAACATGCTGACCCGGCTGCACGGACTCGACGAGCTGGTCGGCCCCGTGGACACCCAGTCCGTCTACGTCACCATCACCAACCCGCTGCACGGCTGA
- a CDS encoding GNAT family N-acetyltransferase, with protein MQGQHADPAARTRRAGRPRGHPVRLRHHHQPAARLRAGGGGPVTAHPWRDAAPPTAERGAPPPVSPADARTRPWAPVDTPAGTFQLVPADPQRDLATLTRWMNDPAVAAFWELAGDEGVTAGHLAPQLADDSHSTPWIGVLSGTPISYWELYRADLDRLARYYPARPHDMGVHLLIGEAGHRGRGTGTALLRAVTGLVLDHIPRCTRVVAEPDLRNTPSVLAFLRAGFRLSAEIDLPEKRAALMVRDRTPRTRP; from the coding sequence CTGCAAGGCCAACATGCTGACCCGGCTGCACGGACTCGACGAGCTGGTCGGCCCCGTGGACACCCAGTCCGTCTACGTCACCATCACCAACCCGCTGCACGGCTGAGAGCCGGGGGCGGGGGACCGGTCACCGCGCACCCGTGGCGGGACGCCGCTCCGCCGACAGCCGAGAGAGGAGCACCACCACCCGTGTCTCCCGCCGACGCGCGCACCCGCCCCTGGGCCCCCGTGGACACACCGGCCGGGACGTTCCAGCTCGTCCCGGCCGACCCGCAGCGCGACCTCGCGACACTCACCCGCTGGATGAACGACCCCGCCGTCGCCGCCTTCTGGGAGCTCGCCGGCGACGAGGGCGTCACGGCCGGACACCTCGCCCCCCAGCTCGCCGACGACAGCCACAGCACCCCCTGGATCGGGGTGCTTTCGGGCACCCCGATCAGCTACTGGGAGCTCTACCGCGCCGACCTCGACCGGCTCGCCCGGTACTACCCGGCCCGGCCCCACGACATGGGCGTCCACCTCCTCATCGGGGAAGCGGGCCACCGGGGTCGCGGCACGGGTACGGCGCTGCTGCGCGCCGTGACCGGCCTTGTGCTCGACCACATCCCCCGCTGCACCCGAGTGGTGGCCGAGCCCGACCTCCGCAACACCCCGTCCGTCCTCGCGTTCCTGCGCGCCGGCTTCCGCCTCTCCGCCGAGATCGACCTCCCGGAGAAGCGGGCCGCGCTGATGGTCCGCGACCGAACCCCCCGCACCCGCCCATGA